One region of Glycine max cultivar Williams 82 chromosome 9, Glycine_max_v4.0, whole genome shotgun sequence genomic DNA includes:
- the LOC100780020 gene encoding importin subunit alpha-2 has protein sequence MSLRPNARTEVRRNRYKVAVDADEGRRRREDNMVEIRKSKREESLQKKRREGLQAQQQFPTPLQAASIVEKKLESLPAMVAGVWSDDNSQQLEATTQFRKLLSIERSPPIEEVIQAGVVPRFVEFLVREDFPQLQFEAAWALTNIASGTSENTKVVIDHGAVPIFVKLLSSPSDDVREQAVWALGNVAGDSPKCRDLVLSHGALIPLLAQLNEHAKLSMLRNATWTLSNFCRGKPQPPFEQVRAALPALERLVFSNDEEVLTDACWALSYLSDGTNDKIQAVIEAGVCPRLVQLLLHPSPSVLIPALRTVGNIVTGDDMQTQTIINHGALPCLLSLLTHNHKKSIKKEACWTISNITAGNRDQIQAVVEAGLIAPLVNLLQNAEFDIKKEAAWAISNATSGGTHEQIKYLVSQGCIKPLCDLLVCPDPRIVTVCLEGLENILKVGEAEKSMGNSGDVNLYAQMIDEAEGLEKIENLQSHDNNEIYEKAVKILETYWLEDDDETLPTGDGAQPGFNFGNNDVPVPSGGFNFS, from the exons ATGTCGCTGAGGCCGAATGCTAGAACCGAGGTTCGCCGCAACCGCTACAAGGTGGCGGTGGACGCCGACGAGGGTCGCCGGAGGAGGGAGGACAACATGGTGGAGATCCGCAAGAGCAAGCGCGAAGAGAGCCTCCAGAAGAAGCGCCGCGAAGGCCTCCAAGCTCAGCAGCAGTTCCCCACTCCTCTCCAAGCCGCCTCCATTGTCGAGAAAAAG TTAGAGAGTCTTCCTGCGATGGTTGCTGGAGTGTGGTCCGATGATAACAGCCAGCAACTGGAAGCGACCACGCAGTTTCGGAAACTGCTTTCGATTG AGCGCAGTCCTCCAATTGAGGAAGTTATTCAAGCTGGGGTTGTGCCTCGATTTGTGGAGTTTCTTGTTAGGGAGGATTTCCCTCAACTTCAG TTTGAGGCTGCGTGGGCTCTCACAAACATAGCATCTGGAACTTCTGAGAATACCAAGGTGGTGATTGATCATGGGGCAGTTCCGATATTTGTCAAGCTACTTAGTTCGCCCAGTGATGATGTTCGGGAGCAG GCAGTGTGGGCATTGGGGAATGTTGCTGGTGACTCTCCTAAGTGTCGTGATCTTGTTCTCAGCCATGGTGCCCTGATCCCACTGTTGGCCCAGTTGAATGAACATGCAAAACTTTCAATGTTGAGAAACGCGACATGGACCCTGTCAAACTTCTGCAGGGGCAAGCCACAGCCTCCATTTGAGCAG GTGAGGGCAGCGCTTCCTGCTCTAGAACGATTGGTTTTTTCCAATGATGAAGAAGTCTTGACAGACGCATGTTGGGCACTATCATATCTTTCCGATGGAACAAATGACAAAATCCAAGCCGTTATTGAGGCTGGTGTGTGTCCCAGACTGGTGCAGCTCCTTCT GCACCCATCCCCTTCAGTGCTGATTCCTGCTCTTCGCACAGTGGGAAATATTGTGACAGGAGATGATATGCAGACTCAG ACTATCATCAATCATGGTGCGCTCCCATGCCTCTTGAGCCTGTTGAcacataatcataaaaaaagtatCAAGAAAGAAGCTTGCTGGACCATTTCAAACATTACAGCTGGAAACAGAGATCAGATACAG GCTGTTGTTGAAGCTGGTTTGATTGCCCCCCTTGTCAATCTTCTTCAAAATGCTGAGTTTGACATTAAAAAAGAAGCTGCTTGGGCAATCTCAAATGCTACATCTGGTGGTACCCATGAGCAGATCAA GTATCTGGTGAGCCAGGGTTGCATTAAGCCTCTCTGTGATCTGCTTGTTTGCCCGGACCCAAGAATCGTCACTGTCTGTTTAGAAGGACTTGAGAATATTCTGAAGGTTGGGGAAGCTGAGAAGAGCATGGGTAACAGTGGAGATGTCAACTTGTATGCACAGATGATAGACGAAGCAGAGGGATTGGAGAAAATTGAAAACCTGCAGAGTCATGACAACAATGAAATATATGAAAAGGCTGTTAAAATTCTTGAGACATATTGGTTGGAAGACGATGATGAGACACTACCTACAGGCGATGGTGCTCAACCTggttttaattttggaaacaatGATGTTCCAGTTCCATCTGGTGGATTCAACTTTAGTTGA
- the LOC100778434 gene encoding protein FAR1-RELATED SEQUENCE 11, with protein MSEGTSLVLESSENGTDLSQDDIGTIEEIPEETILSRQTSVNLVPFIGQRFVSQEAAYEFYCSFAKQCGFSIRRHRTRGKDGVGRGVTRRDFTCHRGGYPQIKPSDDGKVQRNRKSSRCGCQAYMRIVKRSDFDVPEWRVTGFRNIHNHELLKSNEVHLLPAYCPISPDDKGRICMFAKAGMSVRQMLRLMELEKGIKLGCLPFTEIDVRNLLQSFRNVDRDNDAIDLIAMCKRLKDENHNFKYEFKIDSNNRLEHIAWSYSSSIQSYEAFGDAVVFDTTYRVEAYDMVLGIWLGVDNNGMTCFFSCALLRDENIQSFSWALKAFLGFMKGKAPQTILTDHNMWLKEAIAVELPETKHGFCIWHILSKFSDWFSLFLGSQYDEWKAEFHRLYNLELVEDFEEGWRQMVDQYGLHANKHIISLYSLRTFWALPFLRRYFFAGLTSTCQSESINAFIQQFLSAQSQLDRFVEQVVEIVDFNDRAGAKQKMQRKLQKVCLKTGSPIESHAATALTPYALSKLQEELVLAPQYASFLVDEGCFQVRHHSQSDGGCKVFWVPCQEHISCSCHLFEFSGILCRHVLRVMSTNNCFHIPDQYLPARWRGNNSSSVNHYRGTTSRDQPERIQFLESMVSTFLVESIETEERLDVACDQISMVLSRIKTFPRSPHGVNDIAYSYPSDSLILPEVEDTDGMIPGFTITNPHDSITTGKLKERRARDVVDLTRKRRQFSMPLCAQYGHDASDCSIMASDNMSGDALGYL; from the exons ATGTCGGAAGGAACCAGTCTGGTGCTGGAATCATCTGAAAATGGCACAGATTTGTCACAGGATGACATTGGCACCATTGAGGAAATACCAGAGGAAACAATTCTGTCTAGACAAACTTCTGTCAACCTTGTTCCTTTTATTGGCCAAAGATTTGTATCTCAAGAAGCAGCTTATGAATTTTATTGCAGTTTTGCTAAACAATGTGGCTTTTCAATTAGACGGCACCGGACTCGAGGGAAAGATGGGGTTGGCAGGGGAGTCACGAGGAGGGATTTTACTTGCCATCGTGGTGGATATCCCCAGATTAAACCTTCTGATGATGGGAAGGTGCAAAGGAATCGCAAATCGTCTCGCTGTGGTTGTCAAGCATACATGCGTATCGTCAAAAGATCAGATTTTGATGTCCCTGAATGGCGTGTTACTGGTTTTAGGAACATTCACAATCACGAGTTGTTAAAATCCAATGAGGTGCATCTTCTTCCAGCATATTGTCCTATATCTCCTGATGACAAGGGTCGGATATGTATGTTTGCTAAAGCTGGAATGTCAGTAAGGCAAATGCTAAGATTGATGGAGCTAGAGAAAGGCATCAAACTTGGTTGTCTTCCTTTTACAGAGATAGATGTTAGAAACCTGTTGCAGTCTTTCAGAAATGTGGATAGAGATAATGATGCCATTGATTTGATTGCTATGTGCAAGAGGTTAAAGGATGAAAACCACAACTTCAAGTATGAATTCAAGATAGATAGTAATAACAGGCTTGAGCATATTGCATGGTCCTACAGTTCATCTATTCAATCATATGAGGCATTTGGTGATGCTGTGGTTTTTGATACAACCTATCGAGTAGAAGCTTATGACATGGTGTTGGGAATTTGGCTCGGTGTGGACAATAATGGAATGACTTGTTTCTTTAGTTGTGCACTTCTACGGGATGAAAACATTCAGTCTTTTTCATGGGCTCTAAAG GCTTTCTTGGGCTTCATGAAAGGAAAAGCTCCACAAACAATATTGACAGATCATAACATGTGGCTGAAAGAAGCTATTGCAGTTGAATTGCCTGAAACTAAGCATGGCTTTTGTATATGGCATATTCTTTCTAAGTTCTCTGACtggttttctttatttcttggGTCACAATATGATGAGTGGAAAGCTGAGTTCCACCGGCTATACAATTTGGAACTGGTGGAAGATTTTGAAGAGGGTTGGAGGCAAATGGTTGATCAATATGGACTCCATGCAAATAAACATATTATTAGCCTATATTCATTAAGGACATTTTGGGCATTACCATTCTTGAGGCGTTACTTCTTTGCAGGATTGACCAGTACATGTCAGTCTGAATCCATTAATGCTTTCATCCAACAGTTCTTGAGTGCCCAGTCTCAATTAGATCGCTTTGTGGAGCAA GTGGTTGAAATAGTGGATTTTAATGACCGAGCTGGAGCGAAGCAAAAGATGCAAAGGAAACTGCAGAAAGTGTGCCTCAAAACAGGTTCACCTATTGAATCCCATGCTGCCACTGCACTTACTCCTTATGCCTTAAGTAAACTCCAGGAAGAGCTAGTTTTGGCGCCACAATATGCATCCTTTCTGGTTGATGAAGGTTGTTTCCAGGTCAGACACCACTCTCAGTCAGATGGAGGGTGCAAAGTATTTTGGGTTCCTTGTCAAGAGCACATCAGCTGCAGTTGCCATCTGTTTGAGTTTTCAGGCATCTTATGTAGACACGTGCTACGTGTCATGTCAACTAACAACTGTTTTCACATCCCGGATCAATATTTACCAGCCCGTTGGCGAGGCAACAATTCATCTTCTGTTAACCACTACCGGGGTACAACCAGTAGGGATCAGCCTGAAAGGATACAGTTTTTAGAATCCATGGTTTCAACGTTTTTAGTGGAATCCATTGAAACTGAGGAACGCCTGGATGTTGCTTGTGATCAAATTTCTATGGTGCTATCACGCATCAAAACCTTTCCTAGGTCCCCACACGGGGTGAATGACATTGCATATAGTTATCCATCAGATTCATTAATCCTGCCAGAGGTAGAAGATACTGATGGAATGATTCCCGGCTTTACAATCACAAATCCCCATGATTCTATCACTACAGGAAAGCTAAAGGAGAGAAGAGCGAGAGATGTAGTGGATCTCACTAGGAAACGCAGGCAGTTCTCCATGCCATTGTGTGCTCAATATGGACATGATGCGTCTGATTGCTCAATAATGGCGAGTGACAATATGAGTGGAGATGCATTAGGGTACTTGTAG
- the LOC102664553 gene encoding extensin-2, translating to MGTRVWCCFMMFFLSLNALAIALEDHNLKTTSRDDIKCTPCGQVPSPPPPSPPPPAAPTTTYCPPPPSPPSSGGGGAYYYSPPPPSQYIYSSPPPPASTGGGGGGVYYYPPPRGYYPTPPPPNPIVPYFPFYYHTPPPPSTAAPPPVKGSLVCAISFLTLFIAFL from the coding sequence ATGGGAACCAGAGTGTGGTGTTGTTTCATGATGTTCTTCCTCTCTCTCAATGCTCTTGCAATAGCATTGGAAGATCACAACCTCAAAACGACGTCCAGGGATGACATCAAGTGCACCCCATGTGGCCAAGTTCCCTCCCCGCCGCCACCCTCTCCGCCGCCGCCAGCAGCTCCAACCACCACCTACTGCCCTCCGCCTCCGTCGCCTCCAAGCTCCGGCGGTGGTGGTGCTTACTATTACTCTCCGCCGCCACCCTCTCAATATATCTACTCTTCTCCCCCGCCGCCGGCGTCCACCGGCGGCGGTGGTGGCGGCGTTTACTACTACCCACCGCCGAGAGGGTACTACCCAACGCCGCCGCCTCCCAACCCAATTGTGCCTTATTTCCCGTTTTACTACCATACCCCTCCGCCGCCTTCCACGGCGGCGCCTCCGCCGGTGAAAGGCTCGTTGGTCTGTGCAATTTCGTTCTTAACTCTTTTTATTGCATTTCTttaa